In Amycolatopsis endophytica, the following are encoded in one genomic region:
- a CDS encoding LysR family transcriptional regulator, translated as MELSLHRLRMLRELHRRGTVTAAAAALHYTASAVSQQLAQLERDVGAKLFERLGRRVQLTELGVVLTEHAEEILKSVERATTALEEAQEGVTARLTAGVWASVASGLLPFALTELAKDHPGIEVRTKELAPEDTAGAVRDGALDFSFVIDYSDYPMPWDPALTRVVIAVERLHAAVPRGALPAATVGLTDLADQPWILAGPRSHFGRAVRLACQRSGFEPKINHEVGEQATALAMVAAGLGVTLVSDLGLQLRPDGIDIVALTEPPMRTVSIAHRTSSTRPSLQLVIDAVRAAAAEQGLGAAAPLP; from the coding sequence ATGGAGCTTTCGCTGCACAGATTGCGGATGCTTCGGGAGCTGCACCGCCGCGGCACCGTCACCGCCGCCGCCGCGGCCCTGCACTACACGGCCTCGGCGGTCTCCCAGCAACTCGCGCAACTGGAACGGGACGTCGGGGCCAAGCTGTTCGAACGGCTCGGCAGGCGGGTGCAGCTGACCGAGCTGGGGGTGGTGCTCACCGAGCACGCCGAGGAGATCCTGAAATCCGTCGAACGGGCGACGACGGCGCTGGAAGAGGCCCAGGAAGGGGTCACCGCGCGGTTGACGGCCGGCGTGTGGGCCTCCGTCGCGTCCGGGCTGCTGCCGTTCGCGTTGACCGAGCTGGCGAAGGACCACCCCGGCATCGAGGTCCGCACCAAGGAACTGGCACCGGAGGACACCGCGGGCGCGGTCCGCGACGGCGCACTCGACTTCTCGTTCGTCATCGACTACTCCGACTACCCGATGCCGTGGGATCCGGCGCTGACGCGGGTCGTCATCGCGGTGGAACGGCTGCACGCCGCGGTTCCGCGCGGGGCGCTGCCCGCCGCCACGGTCGGGCTCACCGACCTGGCCGACCAGCCGTGGATCCTGGCCGGACCGCGGTCGCACTTCGGGCGCGCGGTGCGGCTGGCGTGCCAGCGGTCCGGGTTCGAGCCGAAGATCAACCACGAGGTCGGCGAGCAGGCCACGGCGCTGGCGATGGTCGCCGCCGGGCTGGGTGTCACGCTGGTGAGCGATCTCGGGCTGCAACTGCGGCCGGACGGCATCGACATCGTGGCGCTGACCGAGCCGCCGATGCGGACCGTTTCCATCGCGCACCGCACGTCGTCGACCCGGCCGTCACTGCAACTGGTGATCGACGCCGTGCGGGCGGCCGCGGCGGAACAGGGCCTCGGCGCGGCCGCGCCGCTGCCGTGA
- a CDS encoding HAMP domain-containing protein: MAESRTAQAKREPGRSSERELADPRLQQLLAGLTAVRDGDFGTRLPQVGDELMDEIAAVFNGMVDQLSVFTSEVTRVATEVGTEGELGGQARVPGVSGTWADLTDSVNAMAGNLTDQMRDIAQVATAVAKGDLSQKITVDAKGEIRELKETINTMVDQLSSFADEVTRVAREVGTEGILGGQAEVPGVSGTWKNLTTSVNFMAGNLTDQVRNIAQVTTAVARGDLSQKIMVDARGEILELKNTINTMVDQLSAFADEVTRVAREVGTDGRLGGQAQVPGVGGTWRALTDSVNFMAGNLTDQVRSIASVATAVADGDLSQKITVDARGEILELKNTINTMVDQLSAFAGEVTRVAREVGTEGRLGGQADVKGVSGTWKALTESVNVMATNLTDQVRSIADVTTSVAKGDLTQKIRVDARGEILELKETINTMVDQLSAFADEVTRVAREVGTHGNLGGQANVRGVSGTWKDLTDNVNGMASNLTNQVRSIAQVSSSVAQGDLSKKITVEAKGEVAALADTINTMVDTLGAFADEVTRVAREVGTEGMLGGQARVPNVAGTWKDLTDNVNSMANNLTNQVRNIAQVTTAVADGDLTKKIDVDARGEILELKTTINTMVDTLGSFAAEVTRVAREVGSEGRLGGQAEVEGVSGTWKRLTENVNELAGNLTRQVRAIAEVASAVATGDLTRSISVEAQGEVAELKDNINSMVRSLRETTHANQEQDWLKTNLARIAGLMQGHRDLATVAELVLNELAPLVDAQQATFFLAGAQDGRDRLRLIASYGAHSTDELRTEVEVGQTLIGQAARTRRPIVVDKTPPGYVRIASSLGEAPPVNLVVLPLLYEDRTLGVIELASFEQFSQSQRDLLNQLGETIGVNVNTIVASSRTDSLLEESQRLAAELRVQQEELQRSNAELAEKATLLASQNRDIEVKNTEIEQARREIEERAEQLALASKYKSEFLANMSHELRTPLNSLLILAKLLAQNPSRNLTAKQVEYAEVIHSAGSDLLQMINDILDLSKVEAGRMDIHPESFALSQLLDYVEATFQPLTAEKGLTFAVAAEPDVPGELVTDQQRLRQVLRNLLSNAVKFTDHGRVELRVRMARDEEVPPHTRGPVAAFAVTDTGIGIAKENLSAIFAAFQQADGTTSRRYGGTGLGLSISNEVVFRLGGEIRAESELGEGSTFTLFLPLGQPADGHQLVPAEIENTVLPQPAAARETPGKRQLLVVESSGTGLLSLLASSAAADLDDTHGTVTVATVSTAEQAANVLLSRPHHCVVLDISLPEGGAFAVLDALAEHPDLRSVPVLAHPSRKLTPDQESLVRTRAAMRPLELLPSLDELRERIALHLSAEQPDDVIPLTQPRVPLTDPGQAGEGPADEPLRGHKVLIVEDDPRNVFALRGALESYGLDVRHAVNGRKGIDALLAEDGIELVLMDVMMPEMDGYAATAAIREIPGFADMPIVAVTAKAMQGDREKALASGATDYLTKPVDAGELLRCLRRWLPEVRA, encoded by the coding sequence ATGGCTGAGAGCCGCACAGCCCAAGCCAAACGGGAACCGGGCAGAAGCAGTGAGCGTGAGCTCGCCGACCCCCGGCTCCAGCAGCTGCTGGCCGGGCTGACCGCCGTGCGGGACGGTGATTTCGGCACCCGCCTGCCGCAGGTCGGGGACGAGCTGATGGACGAGATCGCCGCGGTGTTCAACGGCATGGTCGACCAGCTCTCCGTGTTCACCTCGGAGGTGACGCGGGTGGCCACCGAGGTGGGCACCGAGGGCGAACTCGGGGGCCAGGCACGGGTTCCGGGGGTGTCCGGGACGTGGGCGGATCTCACCGATTCGGTCAACGCCATGGCAGGGAACCTGACAGACCAGATGCGGGACATCGCGCAGGTCGCGACCGCGGTGGCGAAAGGCGACCTGTCGCAGAAGATCACCGTCGACGCGAAGGGCGAGATCCGGGAGCTGAAGGAGACCATCAACACGATGGTGGATCAGCTCTCCTCGTTCGCCGACGAGGTCACCAGAGTGGCCCGCGAGGTCGGCACCGAAGGAATTCTCGGTGGTCAGGCGGAAGTGCCCGGCGTTTCCGGAACCTGGAAAAATCTCACGACTTCGGTGAATTTCATGGCGGGAAATCTCACCGATCAGGTGCGCAATATCGCGCAGGTGACCACGGCCGTGGCGCGTGGTGATCTTTCGCAGAAGATCATGGTCGACGCGCGCGGTGAAATTCTCGAATTGAAGAACACCATCAACACGATGGTGGATCAGCTTTCCGCGTTCGCCGACGAGGTCACGCGAGTGGCCCGCGAGGTGGGCACCGACGGGCGGCTCGGCGGCCAGGCGCAGGTGCCCGGTGTCGGCGGAACGTGGCGCGCGCTCACCGATTCGGTGAACTTCATGGCGGGCAACCTCACCGATCAGGTGCGCTCCATCGCCTCCGTGGCCACCGCGGTCGCCGACGGTGACCTGTCGCAGAAGATCACCGTCGACGCGCGCGGCGAGATCCTGGAACTGAAGAACACGATCAACACGATGGTCGACCAGCTGTCCGCGTTCGCGGGCGAGGTGACCAGAGTGGCCCGCGAGGTGGGCACCGAGGGCAGGCTCGGCGGTCAGGCCGACGTCAAGGGCGTGTCCGGCACCTGGAAGGCGCTCACCGAGTCGGTGAACGTGATGGCCACCAACCTGACCGACCAGGTGCGCTCGATCGCCGACGTCACCACGTCGGTCGCGAAGGGCGATCTGACGCAGAAGATCCGCGTCGACGCGCGCGGCGAGATCCTGGAGCTCAAGGAAACCATCAACACGATGGTCGACCAGCTCTCGGCGTTCGCGGACGAGGTGACGCGCGTGGCCCGCGAGGTGGGCACCCACGGCAACCTGGGCGGGCAGGCCAACGTCCGCGGCGTGTCCGGCACCTGGAAGGACCTCACCGACAACGTCAACGGCATGGCGTCGAACCTGACCAACCAGGTGCGTTCGATCGCGCAGGTGTCGAGTTCGGTGGCGCAGGGTGACCTGTCGAAGAAGATCACCGTCGAGGCCAAGGGTGAGGTCGCGGCGCTGGCTGACACCATCAACACGATGGTCGACACGCTCGGCGCGTTCGCCGACGAGGTGACCAGAGTGGCCCGCGAGGTGGGCACCGAGGGCATGCTGGGTGGCCAGGCGCGCGTGCCGAACGTCGCCGGGACGTGGAAGGACCTCACCGACAACGTCAACTCGATGGCGAACAACCTGACCAACCAGGTGCGCAACATCGCCCAGGTGACCACCGCGGTCGCGGACGGCGACCTGACGAAGAAGATCGATGTCGACGCGCGCGGCGAGATCCTGGAGTTGAAGACCACCATCAACACGATGGTCGACACGCTCGGTTCATTCGCGGCCGAGGTGACGCGCGTGGCGCGCGAGGTGGGCAGCGAGGGGCGGCTGGGTGGCCAGGCCGAGGTCGAGGGCGTGTCCGGCACGTGGAAGCGGCTCACCGAGAACGTCAACGAGCTGGCGGGCAACCTGACCCGTCAGGTGCGGGCGATCGCCGAGGTGGCCAGCGCCGTGGCCACCGGCGACCTGACCCGCTCGATCTCGGTCGAGGCGCAGGGCGAGGTCGCCGAGTTGAAGGACAACATCAACTCGATGGTGCGCTCGCTGCGCGAAACCACGCACGCCAACCAGGAACAGGACTGGCTCAAGACCAACCTCGCCCGCATCGCGGGCCTGATGCAGGGCCACCGCGATCTGGCGACGGTCGCGGAACTGGTGCTGAACGAGCTGGCGCCGCTGGTCGACGCGCAGCAGGCCACGTTCTTCCTGGCCGGTGCGCAGGACGGGCGTGACAGGCTGCGGCTGATCGCCAGCTACGGCGCGCACTCCACGGACGAGCTGCGCACGGAGGTCGAGGTCGGGCAGACGCTGATCGGGCAGGCGGCGCGCACCCGCCGTCCGATCGTCGTGGACAAGACGCCGCCCGGGTACGTGCGGATCGCGTCCAGCCTCGGCGAGGCGCCACCGGTGAACCTCGTCGTGCTGCCGCTGCTGTACGAGGACCGCACGCTCGGCGTGATCGAGCTGGCCTCGTTCGAGCAGTTCAGCCAGTCGCAACGGGACCTGCTCAACCAGCTGGGTGAAACGATCGGCGTCAACGTCAACACGATCGTGGCCAGCTCGCGCACCGACTCGCTGCTGGAGGAGTCCCAGCGGCTCGCGGCCGAGCTGCGGGTGCAGCAGGAGGAACTGCAGCGCTCCAACGCCGAACTCGCCGAGAAGGCGACGCTGCTGGCCAGCCAGAACCGCGACATCGAGGTCAAGAACACCGAGATCGAGCAGGCCAGGCGCGAGATCGAGGAACGCGCCGAACAGCTCGCGCTGGCGTCGAAGTACAAGTCCGAGTTCCTCGCCAACATGTCGCACGAGCTGCGCACGCCGCTCAACAGCCTGCTGATCCTGGCGAAGCTGCTCGCGCAGAACCCGAGCCGCAACCTCACCGCGAAGCAGGTGGAGTACGCCGAGGTCATCCATTCGGCCGGATCGGACCTGCTGCAGATGATCAACGACATCCTCGACCTGTCCAAGGTGGAGGCGGGCCGGATGGACATCCACCCCGAGTCGTTCGCCCTGAGCCAGCTGCTGGACTACGTGGAGGCCACGTTCCAGCCGCTGACCGCCGAAAAGGGGCTGACGTTCGCCGTCGCGGCGGAACCGGACGTGCCGGGCGAGCTGGTGACCGACCAGCAGCGGCTGCGCCAGGTGCTGCGGAACCTGCTGTCCAACGCGGTGAAGTTCACCGACCACGGGCGCGTCGAGCTGCGGGTGCGGATGGCCCGCGACGAGGAGGTGCCGCCGCACACGCGCGGGCCGGTGGCCGCGTTCGCGGTCACCGACACCGGCATCGGGATCGCGAAGGAGAACCTGAGCGCGATCTTCGCCGCGTTCCAGCAGGCCGACGGCACCACCAGCCGCCGCTACGGCGGCACCGGGCTGGGGCTGTCGATCAGCAACGAGGTCGTGTTCCGGCTGGGCGGCGAAATCCGCGCGGAGAGCGAACTGGGCGAGGGCAGCACGTTCACGCTGTTCCTGCCGCTCGGCCAACCCGCGGACGGCCACCAGCTCGTGCCTGCCGAGATCGAGAACACCGTGCTCCCGCAACCGGCGGCCGCCCGCGAGACGCCGGGCAAACGGCAGCTGCTCGTCGTCGAATCCAGTGGCACGGGCCTGCTGTCGCTGCTGGCCAGCAGCGCGGCCGCGGACCTGGACGACACGCACGGCACGGTGACGGTCGCGACCGTGAGCACCGCGGAGCAGGCGGCGAACGTGCTGCTCAGCCGCCCGCACCACTGCGTCGTGCTGGACATCAGCCTGCCCGAGGGTGGCGCGTTCGCCGTGCTCGACGCGCTGGCCGAGCACCCGGACCTGCGGAGCGTGCCGGTGCTCGCGCACCCGTCCCGCAAGCTCACCCCGGACCAGGAGAGCCTGGTGCGGACCAGGGCGGCGATGCGGCCGCTGGAGCTGCTGCCCTCGCTCGACGAGCTGCGCGAGCGGATCGCGCTGCACCTGTCGGCCGAGCAGCCCGACGACGTCATCCCGCTCACCCAGCCGCGGGTGCCGCTGACGGACCCCGGCCAGGCAGGCGAAGGGCCCGCCGACGAACCGTTGCGCGGGCACAAGGTCCTGATCGTGGAGGACGATCCGCGCAACGTGTTCGCGCTGCGGGGCGCGCTGGAGAGCTACGGACTGGACGTGCGGCACGCGGTGAACGGCCGCAAGGGCATCGACGCGCTGCTCGCCGAGGACGGCATCGAGCTGGTCCTGATGGACGTGATGATGCCGGAGATGGACGGGTACGCGGCCACCGCCGCGATCCGGGAGATCCCGGGGTTCGCCGACATGCCGATCGTCGCCGTCACCGCGAAGGCGATGCAGGGCGACCGGGAGAAGGCGCTGGCCTCGGGGGCGACGGACTACCTGACCAAGCCGGTCGACGCCGGGGAGCTGTTGCGCTGCCTGCGGCGATGGCTGCCGGAGGTGCGCGCCTGA
- a CDS encoding STAS domain-containing protein — protein MQAPDPANRSDPADDAVNGVAVAVEHHGEAVVVQVSGELDLLTTPRLDNAASAALRERPSLLVLDLTEVTFLGSAGMASLVAVRQAAGDDVQIRLAAANPVVVRAMEVVGLDEEFALYATCDEALGG, from the coding sequence GTGCAGGCACCGGACCCAGCGAACCGAAGCGACCCGGCCGACGACGCCGTCAACGGCGTGGCGGTCGCGGTCGAGCACCACGGCGAGGCCGTCGTGGTGCAGGTCAGCGGCGAACTCGATCTCCTGACCACGCCGCGGTTGGACAACGCGGCTTCGGCGGCGTTGCGGGAGCGGCCATCGCTGCTCGTGCTCGACCTGACCGAGGTGACCTTCCTGGGTTCGGCCGGGATGGCCTCGCTGGTGGCGGTGCGGCAGGCGGCGGGCGACGACGTGCAGATCCGGCTGGCCGCGGCGAATCCGGTCGTGGTGCGGGCGATGGAGGTCGTCGGTCTCGACGAGGAGTTCGCGCTCTACGCGACGTGCGACGAGGCGCTGGGCGGGTGA